The following are encoded in a window of Haliaeetus albicilla chromosome 1, bHalAlb1.1, whole genome shotgun sequence genomic DNA:
- the PLRG1 gene encoding pleiotropic regulator 1 — protein sequence MVEEVQKHSVHTLVFRSLKRTHDMFVADNAKPIPLDEESHKVKMAVKLRTEYGSVLHMPTLKENLREKGGPNTGDPYGHKPYSGNQGQELEYLITGTHPYPPGPGVALTADTKVQRMPSESAAQSLAVALPASQSRLDANRTAAGVGDIYRHAGISERSQPPGMSVAMVEAGGNKNSALMAKKAPTMPKPQWHPPWKLYRVISGHLGWVRCIAVEPGNQWFVTGSADRTIKIWDLASGKLKLSLTGHISTVRGVIVSARSPYLFSCGEDKQVKCWDLEYNKVIRHYHGHLSAVYGLDLHPTIDVLVTCSRDSTARIWDVRTKASVHTLSGHTNAVATVKCQAAEPQIITGSHDTTIRLWDLVAGKTRVTLTNHKKSVRAVVLHPRHYTFASGSPDNIKQWKFPDGNFIQNLSGHNAIINTLAVNSDGVLVSGADNGTMHLWDWRTGYNFQRVHAAVQPGSLDSESGIFACVFDQSESRLLTAEADKTIKVYKEDDTATEETHPVSWKPEIIKRKRF from the exons ATGGTGGAG GAAGTCCAGAAGCATTCTGTGCACACACTTGTGTTCAGATCCTTGAAGAGAACCCATGATATGTTTGTAGCTGATAACGCCAAGCCTATCCCGTTAGATGAAGAAAG TCACAAAGTAAAGATGGCAGTTAAGCTGCGTACAGAGTATGGCTCAGTGTTACACATGCCTACTCTTAAAGAAAACttgagagagaaaggaggccCGAACACCGGGGATCCTTATGGACACAAACCGTATTCTGGAAATCAAG GACAAGAACTTGAGTATTTGATAACTGGTACACATCCATACCCACCTGGGCCTG gtgTGGCTCTGACAGCAGATACTAAGGTCCAGAGGATGCCTAGTGAATCTGCAGCACAGTCCTTAGCCGTAGCACTTCCTGCTTCTCAGTCCAG GTTGGATGCAAATCGGACAGCTGCTGGTGTGGGTGATATTTACAGGCATGCTGGAATATCTGAGCGTTCGCAGCCTCCTGGGATGTCTGTG GCTATGGTGGAAGCTGGTGGAAACAAAAATTCTGCATTAATGGCAAAGAAGGCTCCAACCATGCCCAAACCTCAGTGGCATCCACCTTGGAAACTGTACAGA gTTATCAGTGGTCACCTAGGCTGGGTGAGATGTATTGCAGTAGAACCAGGAAATCAGTGGTTTGTTACTGGCTCTGCTGACAGAACCATAAAG ATTTGGGACCTTGCTAGTGGCAAATTGAAATTGTCTTTGACGGGACACATCAGTACTGTACGAGGGGTGATAGTAAGTGCAAGAAGTCCATACCTATTTTCTTGTGGAGAAGACAAACAAGTGAAATGCTGGGATCTTGAATACAATAAG GTTATCAGACATTACCATGGTCATCTAAGTGCTGTCTATGGTTTAGACTTGCATCCAACAATAGATGTACTGGTAACATGTAGCAGAGATTCAACAGCAAGA ATTTGGGATGTGAGGACGAAAGCCAGCGTGCACACACTATCGGGGCACACAAATGCGGTAGCGACAGTGAAGTGCCAAGCTGCAGAACCACAAATTATTACAG GCAGTCATGATACTACCATACGGCTCTGGGATTTGGTGGCAGGAAAAACTCGTGTTACTTTGACAAATCACAAGAAATCTGTAAGAGCAGTAGTGCTACATCCAAGACA ttacaCATTTGCATCTGGTTCTCCAGATAATATTAAGCAGTGGAAATTCCCAGATGGAAATTTCATTCAAAACCTCTCTGGTCACAATGCTATTATCAACACGCTGGCTGTAAATTCCGATGGTGTTCTGGTCTCAGGAG CTGATAATGGTACTATGCATCTTTGGGACTGGAGAACTGGATACAATTTTCAGAGAGTACATGCAGCTGTACAGCCAGGCTCTTTGGACAGTGAATCAGGAATATTTGCTTGTGTTTTTGACCAGTCAGAAAGCAGATTGCTAACTGCTGAAGCtgataaaaccataaaagtatACAAAGAAGATGATACTGCG actGAAGAAACTCATCCTGTCAGCTGGAAACCAGAAATTATCAAGAGAAAGCGTTTTTAA